In Zingiber officinale cultivar Zhangliang chromosome 1A, Zo_v1.1, whole genome shotgun sequence, a genomic segment contains:
- the LOC122038289 gene encoding trimethyltridecatetraene synthase-like — MAFPQWAITLAIVLAAAVALIRRRRGWTVLNLPPGPRPWPIIGNLNLIGSLPYRSLHDLSKKYGPLMSLRFGSFPVVVGSSVSMAKFFLKTHDISFVSRPQTAAGKYTTYNYSDITWSPYGPYWRQARKICLLELFSAKRLDSYEYIRVEEVRALNRALFAAASSASPVLLKDHLSTVSLNVITRMVLGKKYFDPTVESAIVSPEEFKEMLDELFLLNGVMNIGDSIPWLNFLDLQGYIGRMKKLSRKFDRFLEHVLDEHNERRRREGTEFVAKDMIDVLLQLADDPNLEVKLERDGIKGFTQDIIGGGTDTSAVTLEWAFSELLRRPEVFEKASEELDRVVGRGRWVEERDIPSLPYIQAIVKETMRLHPVAPLLIPRLSREQTTVDGYDIPAGTRVLVSVWAIGRDPTVWDHPEDFRPERFEGRTLDVKGHDYELLPFGAGRRMCPGYNLGLKVIQLSLANLLHGFRWNLPAGKKPEELSMEEIFGLSTPKKEPLLVVVEPKLPVHLY, encoded by the exons ATGGCGTTCCCCCAATGGGCTATAACCTTAGCAATCGTGCTCGCCGCCGCCGTCGCGCTTATTCGGCGGAGACGAGGATGGACCGTTCTCAACCTGCCGCCGGGCCCCCGGCCGTGGCCCATCATCGGCAACCTCAACCTCATCGGCAGCCTACCCTACCGCTCCCTCCACGATCTATCCAAAAAGTACGGTCCCCTCATGTCCCTCCGCTTCGGGTCCTTTCCTGTCGTCGTCGGATCCTCCGTCTCCATGGCCAAGTTCTTCCTCAAGACTCACGACATCTCCTTTGTGTCCCGCCCCCAAACCGCCGCCGGCAAGTACACCACCTACAACTACTCCGACATCACCTGGTCTCCCTACGGCCCATACTGGCGCCAGGCCCGCAAGATATGCCTCCTGGAGCTTTTCAGCGCCAAGCGTCTCGACTCCTACGAGTACATCCGGGTGGAGGAGGTGCGAGCCCTGAATCGCGCCCTGTTCGCCGCCGCCTCCTCTGCCTCTCCTGTCCTCCTCAAGGACCACCTCTCCACCGTCAGCCTCAACGTCATCACCCGCATGGTTCTGGGGAAGAAGTACTTCGACCCGACGGTGGAGAGCGCGATCGTGTCGCCGGAGGAGTTCAAGGAGATGCTCGACGAATTGTTTCTGCTGAACGGTGTGATGAACATTGGGGATTCGATCCCCTGGCTGAATTTCTTGGATCTCCAAGGATATATCGGGCGGATGAAGAAGCTGAGCCGCAAGTTCGATAGGTTCCTCGAGCACGTTCTCGACGAGCACAACGAGCGGCGCCGGCGCGAGGGTACGGAGTTCGTGGCCAAGGACATGATCGATGTGTTACTGCAACTCGCCGATGATCCCAATTTGGAGGTCAAACTTGAGAGGGACGGCATCAAGGGATTCACCCAG GATATAATTGGCGGTGGCACAGATACCTCAGCGGTGACTTTGGAGTGGGCCTTCTCGGAGCTCTTGCGTCGTCCCGAGGTGTTTGAGAAGGCGTCGGAGGAGCTGGACCGCGTCGTTGGCCGCGGACGGTGGGTGGAGGAGCGCGACATCCCCAGCCTACCCTACATCCAGGCGATCGTGAAGGAGACGATGCGGCTCCACCCGGTGGCGCCGCTGCTGATTCCTCGCCTCTCCCGCGAGCAGACCACCGTCGACGGCTACGATATCCCCGCTGGTACGCGGGTGCTGGTGAGCGTGTGGGCCATTGGGCGGGACCCGACAGTGTGGGACCATCCGGAGGATTTCCGGCCTGAGCGGTTCGAGGGTAGAACGCTGGACGTTAAAGGGCATGATTACGAGCTGCTGCCCTTTGGCGCCGGCCGGCGGATGTGCCCCGGTTACAACCTCGGGCTCAAGGTCATCCAGCTCAGTCTCGCCAATCTGCTGCACGGGTTCCGTTGGAATCTGCCTGCGGGGAAGAAGCCGGAGGAGCTGAGTATGGAGGAGATCTTTGGGCTGTCGACGCCGAAAAAAGAACCGCTGCTTGTGGTGGTGGAGCCGAAGCTCCCGGTTCACCTTTATTAA